A region from the Verrucomicrobiota bacterium genome encodes:
- the clpS gene encoding ATP-dependent Clp protease adapter ClpS: protein MSPPSMMGEVQLQEKPEIASQQDPPWEVVIHDDPVNLMGYVTLVIRRVFGYDEARAQRHMLEVHHEGSSVVWVGEREQAEFYVHQLHQHQLKATLEQSEE from the coding sequence TTGAGCCCTCCCTCCATGATGGGGGAGGTCCAGCTTCAGGAGAAGCCAGAGATCGCCTCACAGCAAGACCCGCCCTGGGAAGTGGTCATTCACGACGACCCGGTCAACCTCATGGGCTACGTCACCTTGGTAATCCGACGCGTATTCGGATACGATGAAGCCCGGGCACAACGACACATGCTGGAGGTGCATCACGAGGGAAGCTCGGTGGTGTGGGTTGGCGAGAGGGAGCAAGCCGAGTTCTATGTCCATCAACTGCATCAACATCAGTTGAAAGCGACCTTAGAGCAGTCGGAGGAATGA
- the ybeY gene encoding rRNA maturation RNase YbeY has translation MEVEVIISQGVEVGYEVARLSADLEEALGLVLQHAPGGKNILQELGSISVAIVSDEEMADLHLQFMGIEGPTDVITFHHGEIVISQDTAWRVGQEEGTSTYQETLLYGIHGLFHLYGYEDLEEPARQEMHRRQEAVLEQVSKSRDTSWKS, from the coding sequence ATGGAGGTGGAAGTCATCATTTCTCAAGGCGTGGAGGTGGGGTATGAGGTCGCGCGACTCTCGGCCGATTTGGAGGAGGCCCTGGGGCTGGTTTTGCAACACGCGCCTGGGGGCAAAAATATCCTCCAAGAATTGGGATCGATCAGCGTGGCCATCGTATCGGATGAGGAAATGGCCGACCTGCACCTTCAATTTATGGGAATCGAGGGCCCGACCGATGTCATTACCTTTCACCACGGAGAGATCGTGATCAGCCAGGATACCGCCTGGCGAGTGGGGCAGGAGGAAGGGACCAGCACCTACCAAGAGACTCTTCTTTACGGCATCCACGGGCTCTTTCATCTCTATGGCTATGAGGACTTGGAGGAGCCGGCTCGGCAAGAAATGCATCGGCGACAAGAAGCCGTGCTTGAACAAGTCAGCAAATCTCGGGATACTTCTTGGAAATCATGA
- a CDS encoding DUF2017 family protein, translating to MKFRRTRRDKWILEGVSSFELALLMALVGSDGLWEEDLVRNRLYQDPGELSEKERKEWRELTHSDLESAFHQDLETVLKDLRQAEKRVGKGTEAVYRIKSTAENAEAWYQTLNRARLALNEIHQLEAIRADSRYAEASGNQQMALLRYEIYLAIQSVLLDEFLSPRGA from the coding sequence ATGAAATTTCGGCGAACGCGCAGAGACAAATGGATCCTCGAAGGGGTCTCTTCGTTCGAATTGGCTCTTCTCATGGCGCTGGTGGGGAGCGATGGTCTTTGGGAGGAGGACTTGGTCCGAAATCGCCTCTACCAAGACCCAGGAGAGCTCTCGGAAAAAGAGCGCAAGGAGTGGCGGGAGTTGACCCACTCGGATCTTGAAAGCGCCTTCCACCAAGACCTCGAAACCGTCTTGAAAGATCTTCGGCAGGCAGAAAAGCGGGTCGGAAAGGGAACGGAGGCCGTTTACCGAATCAAATCCACAGCAGAGAACGCGGAGGCGTGGTATCAAACCCTCAATCGAGCCCGTCTGGCGCTCAACGAAATTCACCAACTGGAAGCGATTCGCGCTGACAGCCGCTACGCGGAGGCCTCCGGAAATCAACAAATGGCGCTCCTTCGCTACGAGATCTATCTCGCCATCCAGAGCGTCTTATTGGACGAATTTCTCAGCCCTCGAGGAGCCTGA
- a CDS encoding urease accessory UreF family protein — MNSPPEVPLESSHGDSRALKKSLAFAEMRRHGRGLTGTFRPKDATALPEQWRRWLDHDFAGLIAPIFREAYDGVIAYRSEDVLAADARLHEALSSRQRSVSIELRQRMVGGLPDARECRVLRRFTREAEAGTLAGHLPIFFAARAAVLNIALRQALLGYAWAEWDLAHQALGVDRPWTKFLAHGEFLQAAIQNSLVNQDSQWGSAEGSLP; from the coding sequence ATGAATTCTCCTCCTGAAGTGCCCTTGGAAAGCTCCCATGGAGACAGCCGTGCTCTCAAGAAGTCGCTCGCCTTTGCTGAGATGCGTCGCCACGGTCGTGGACTCACGGGCACCTTCCGGCCAAAGGACGCGACGGCGTTGCCCGAGCAGTGGCGGCGTTGGTTGGATCATGATTTTGCCGGCTTGATCGCACCAATTTTCCGGGAGGCTTATGACGGGGTCATCGCTTATCGTTCGGAAGACGTCTTGGCTGCGGACGCCCGCCTGCATGAGGCCCTCTCGAGCAGGCAGCGATCGGTCAGCATCGAACTTCGCCAGCGGATGGTGGGGGGACTGCCAGATGCCCGGGAGTGCCGGGTGCTTCGTCGTTTCACGCGCGAGGCCGAAGCGGGGACCTTAGCGGGTCACCTTCCCATCTTTTTCGCGGCTCGCGCTGCCGTCCTCAACATCGCCCTCCGCCAAGCTCTCCTGGGTTACGCTTGGGCGGAGTGGGACTTGGCCCATCAGGCGTTGGGAGTCGACCGCCCGTGGACCAAGTTTTTGGCCCACGGAGAGTTCCTGCAGGCGGCCATCCAAAATTCTTTGGTCAACCAAGACTCCCAATGGGGGAGCGCGGAAGGAAGCCTGCCTTGA